TACTTTTTGTTAAggtttttcatctatttttttaacatttgaacAAACAACCACTTGGTTGGAGATTATGACACGTAAACATTTGTCATTTTTTAAAATTCAAAACTAACAATACAAACACGTACTTTCAGTACAACCACATTACATTACAAGACCTTAACTAGATGAAATTGAGCTAAACTTAAACAAGCAGAAGCCTAAATTGAAGCTTATTTAACTAAGAAGTTCGAGCACCTACTTTGTATTACGTGCTTAATTATGCTTGCGACATAATAAGCCCcttattaatataaatatataataacttTTATAATGCAATAAATACAATTATTAGAAAATAGTTATTAATGTATTatgttatattaaaattataataaTACATGTGTATGTAAATAAAATTACCAATCAATAATAAACGAGCCACACtcaaacttgaaaaaaaaaactaattatgaGTCGAGGTTAAATTATAAATATAGGGCTCAAAACGAATTGTTGAGTTTGTGACAAATTAAACGTAGTGAGTTGAGTTTGAGCTCTTTTAAGTTCAACATCTCGGTTAGGGCTATTCATGAGCCGAGTCGAGTCAAGCCAGGCCAAGCTTGgactcggcttggttttaaaccaaGCTGCTCGGCTCGGCTTGTTTTGACTCGATTTTAAATACGATATTAGTTCATTAGCATGGTAATCTACATTCAAATATGCCATAGATATCAAATTACACTCCTAAATACATGTAAATTATAATCAAGAAGTTTTTTTGcaatatatctatatatctaataaagcaaaccattgggggacacatgtcacccaaTGGTTTATGCCAACTAAGCAGCCATGTCATCATCCATATGGCACATCTCATAGTTGAGGATTGAACAAGCCTTCTCATGTACGCTTCAattatactctctctctctctctctctcattaaTCGTTCCTCATCTACACGAAAACCCTAATCTCTATCTGGCGAATAAGAATCCTCTGCGTCTCTCTCTCAGTACCATCGGCGACAACATTCAATTGGATATTTCAATCCATCATTCTATCGAAATTGACGGATAATTCTTTGAGTTTAAAGGTGTTCAAGGTGATTTTTAGGGTTTCAATTAGGATCATTTAGGGTTCGATTTCGTATGATTTCATATTTTACCATGTGTTTAGGGTTCGATTTCATATGATGCCGGTTCAATTTCATACGATTTCTTGAATAAACATTCGTTTAGGATCCAACTggtaagattttcatcttttgttTTTCGATTTGTAAATCTGTTTTTGCATATTGTTAGTGGAATGCCTAATTTTGTTGTGGCAGAGAAGAAAGATGAGAAGCATCTGGTGCCTGATCTGGGTTATTTAACCAGTATCTACGATAGGTTTGCTCTTAACTTGCATCCAAATTGTTGTTTTCTTGGTGTAATCGTGTTGTGTTATGGTCATGAATAATTCTTGGGTTTTGATGATAGATTATTGCGTTTCTTATAGGGATAGAGAAATGTTTTATTACTTGAAAGGGCGGTAGATTGATTATGGTGAAGAACACAAGGCTTGTGGGCATTCTCTCTTTGAAAGGATACATGAACAAGGTCAGCAAAAAAGTAATCTTTCACTTATTTTTTCTGAATAATTCAATAAACGATTGATACCCTTCAGTGAATTGATTATTTAAGCAATTTATAAGATTAAAAGCACCCAAAAAATAAACCTTCACTAGACAATTTATTTCTTTCAGGGTGTGATTAAttgattttgtttgttttgatttagtGATTCTGGAAGAAAGAACACTACATTTCTGACTTTTAAAGATCCAGAAGCTCTTGAATTTGCACTATTGCTATcgataacttactttttaatccTTTTTAAAGATCTAGAAGCTCTTGAATTTGCACTATTGCTATCGGTAACTTACTTAATTATTGCAGGCCTGAGTTGGTTGGACACCCTCTTTATTAACATCTTAAAAGAAATTGGAAATAAAGAGTTTTTTTTGGTAGATCTGACCTGACTCATATGTAAATGACGCTTGCCAACTCATTCATTGAAATATTTGTTCTATGCAAACATAAATTTAATGGATTTGTGCATTGCAGGCTGTTCTAAGAGATTTATATGCCTATTTTGCTGATAGGCCAATGAAAGAAATTCCACACATAGAGGTAACCAAAATGAAATTAGATCATTTTTGTAGTAATTTGTGAGTGTATCATTTTTTGTaggttttattatttttcttcGGCTATTGAGCAATTGGAGCAAGAGTATCATTCACACAGCCAGTTACACGTGAATGTGAACAACTAGGATTTAGTCTCCGACCGTGATGTACCTTTAATTACTAAACAAAATTGAAATTGATTATATAGGTATTGTCATTGATCATTCATCCATATAAAAACCTAAAcaaaattgaaattgaaattgaaGTTGCTTAGTGATCATCATATAGGTATTATAAGGATCTTGATTGTATTTTTGCTGGTTTGATTGCTATTTTGATGGTTTGGTATCCatattgttcttgatttgataTTGTGATAGCATCTTTAATTTTTGCTAAAATGGCacattttgagttttttttttctttttttttttcaagccaGGTATTGTAATATGTTCCAAATTAGGTCACTTTTAATTATGTAATTTGATAGACAATTTGTATCAAGTTTATGGATTATCTAATTAGCTAAATTTGTTTGTTAACAACCTAAAGTTGCAAGCTATGAATCCTAATCTGTCAGTAAGCATaattcttgatttttttttctttccaaTTTCTTAAACTTACCAACACGGTATACGATCGTCATCCTTTCCTCCATCACCGAATCTTTCACTCTGATTTGTTCATGAACTTTGAGGTACGGTTCTAACTCTTAAGTAATATTTATTGCTAATTTTGTTAATATTTATTTCAATTCTAACTGTTTCGTTAGGGTTTTCTTTGATCCCTTGCTCAATATATTATGTTTTCGTTGGTTTCTACTAGAATGTATTTGATTTTTCAAAGTTGCTAATAATTTTGGTTCAAAAGTATCTTTTTCTGAATTTTATGTTTTCATGTATGGTATACATTTCCATTTGTTATTGTacttttaatatttttttgttGAAATAACGGTTTTGACTAAAATTATAATCATTTATTTCCAAATTTAATAGATCTCCGGCTTAATTTACTCCTATTTCTGTTAACATATGTTAAGACTTTACTAAATAATTTATTTCATTACGTATGTTTAGGATGATTTAATATTTTCCATATATATGGTATGTAATTTCAATTATTGTACTTTTGATATTTtagttaattatttatatttttatcaaAATAACCTTTTGACTAAAATTATAATCATTTAATTCCAATTACAATCTTTTAATTCCAAATACAATCTTTTAATTCCAAATTCAATGAAAATCAAACTCTATTTTTGTCAACAAAAATTTCACATGTAACTTATTTCATTTCATATAATATTTAGGAAAGTTTTTATTTTGTAAGGTCAACAACAATTAACAATTTATGATATTTTAACTCACCTAATTTCCTTGAATCATACCACATATTATTATggtaattattatttattttttgtaaaatttgtaatAATATAACACATAGATCGGAAGCTTACATTAGTTGTATAGACTTAAtagataaaataaaaattatcGTAACACAAAATATATGGAAAAAATACAAATAGAAAATAAGGATCATGAAGTTTCACAATGAAAGAGGTGTATACTTTAAGATGCCAATTCAACGGTCAACATATTACACCTAAcaaatatataattaaataacGAAGTCCATATAGGTATTATAAGGAAATGGGGAAGGTTATTTTGGTACAATTCTACGCCAGCCTTTTAATTTGTGAGCATAGACAATGTAGCATATTATATCTAATTTACCGTTTATGTTATTGAACAGGAATTTGTTTATAGAACTTTAATGCTTATATCATTATTGTCATAAACACATAATAACCACTTTGTACTACAGTGTATCGTATGCATCTAGATATTTAGTTTAGTTACATGCTGGTGTAATGGCTTAAATAGTCAAATACGAATAGGTAATGACTGCTTGAGTAAATAAGAACGGACCATGCTATATACACACATAAGCAATATGTACGCAATATGTATGGTGTGTAGAAGAATATATAGAAGAATTGAATAGTAACGCTATCCGTAACATAATCACCACATATTTGCAGATTACAAACCTTTGCCATTAATACTATTTTACCAAGTTAATTGAGTTTGAAATGTGGTGAAAAATTATTTTGCTCAGGTTTAAATGGGTTGGTTGGATTTGTCTAACCGACGAAggaaatatatattataaaatttaaactcaaaattaaaaataaagtttagaaaatcaaataaaaaccacGAGTATCATGAAAATGTTATTAAGGAGTATTTTTTGTTGCAAGGCCTCAGGTGTAGGTGTTAATGAAGATTAATCACaatttcattatttttttaaacagaCATGTAAGGCGAAGATTTGAGGTGTATTATATGGAAAGTAAACAAATGAGAGAATGAAAATAGTAGTATAAAAATGGAAATGGTTTTTACATGGGTCTTATTTATTAAAAAATAGTTTCAGCTTGAGTTTGTTTTTAACTTTGCTGATTGCATTTACAGATGGCAAACATCTTATCGAAAGAAGATTTTTGACGCTTCTGTCAAAGTTTTGGTTTTGGTCATTCCCACATGTTTTGATCAAGATTTTTGTTTTCTGTTTGTGTGTTCAAGAAACAGCCACCAACATGTATTTTGATTATCTATCCTTCTCTCAGGTACCTTCAACTGCATTTTGATCTAGATATTTGTTGTGAGTTGTTCTTATTTTGTAAGTTTTTTTGTCATTTAAAATGCGATATCCTTTTCAGTGTGATTTGATACATCATACAGGTCAAATGGGTAATTTTGGGAGGTCAAAATGGGTTGGGTTGCTTGACTGCACCAGGGGCACCCCTATACTTGACCAATGGCCACACACTTTATTTTATACCTTGACTAATTCACATGATTTGCTAAATTTTGAAGCCTTACAAAAAGATTAAAGAAGGTATATTCTTTTTGGCatctttttatatgtttttatgtttGGATTATTCTGTTAAAAATTGTTTGTACTAAACGGGCCAAGATTGACTGTTTGATGCTTAATGGATACAACTGGTCATCCTAGTCGGGTTGGTTATATATCACGCTGGATCTTTCGGGTTGATGCTTGATGAGGACAACTGGTCATTTGGGTCGGCTCGGGTATATGATTGGATCATTCAAGTTGATGCTTGATGTGTACAAGTGGTCAtctgggtcgggtcgggtcggttatATTACGCTACAACTTTCGGGTTTGATTTATTGTTCTTCTGAATTGATTACTTGCTCTTGAATATCAAATTTTTTtccttttattatttctttttacTTTCAGGATTAATTCAGTTGTGTAGCCATCTTAATCGACATTTAGGTTTCAGCTGTGATTTTTGGGAAATGATATGCAAGTCCTTGgaacatttaattttttttattcatttaccTTTCATTTCATAGATTTCTTAGAATTATAAATTCAATTCTTTTATATGACTAGATTCATTTTGTGTGACATTTATTTTGTTCATATTAGGTACAAAGAAGAAGCCGGATGATCTCAAATTGTCAAGATGTTCAAGCAACTAGCAAGTGTTTGGATGATATTCATGCTCTTAAGCACTTTCTATAACAATTATTACTTAATATGATTTGTGTATTGATTCTCTAAAATTACTTGATTCAAATTTGTGATGAATGATTAGTCTCTTTTACTACTTgatttgaaaatatatttaagatAAAATTTCTATAATTAGTTGTTATACATGAATAAATGACTTTATCTTTTTTATATAATGTTCTTTATTTTCAACCATATAATACATTCGCATTTTATTACATCTGGTTCATATTTTGATATTTTCTTTTTTACTCGACCGGCGTATATTGATCAACAAAATTTTTTATGCAACAATACAAGACTACGTATTATTAAACTTTACAGACGTGTTATAGAATATGAGATTATATATGGATTTTAATAGGTTTTTATACGTTTgtacaaaatattatatttcaaagtaaataatatggTTTTGGATGAAGCCGCGCATCGCGCGGGCATTAACCtagttataatatatataaaaataaaatatattacaagTAATATAATTGagctaagccgagccgagctaccaAGCGAGCCATATCAAGCTAATCCGGCTCGTTACGAGCTGAGCCGAGTTAGGCttactttctaaccgagccgaacCGGCTCGGCTCAGTTTCATACCGAGCCATGTCAAGCGAGCTTTTTCTAaagctaaatccgagcgagcttcAAGCGAACTTTGAGCCACAAGCTTTTTAGACAACCCAAGTCTCGGTTTCAAGCTTAAATTACCTATTTACGTCCGCTTGTTTACTTGTCActttattttgttaaaaccaAACAACCGGGATCCCAACCCAATGCACATTTATCAAACTATATAGTGgcaaaaaaaaagagtaaattacaaaaatcgtcctttatgtatgtcacttattggaaactgtgtcctttgtcttcaataattacaaaaaacgtattcgatgtttgcaaacccttgcaagttatgtcctttagccttgACTCAGAtaatttttatggttaaatctgaccaaatggactcCACATGAGgttatttttgtggttaaatctgaccaaatggacctcacatgagagtaaaatgaccaaaataccctcacgtggggtccatttggtcagatttaacaacaaaaaattaactgagttttcTTAAGGATCTAACttgcaagagtttgcaaacatcgagtatgttTTATGTAATTATTAAAGATAAATGACACAGTTTACAATAAGTGACATatataaaggacgatttttaTAATTTCAGCCAATTCATTCAGTAGCTCAGTATACAAGCTCAAACTCTCCAAACACCAGCTGAACCTTCATCCTGAATTGTACAACAGTCAACATGCTGTTACAAATCTACTCAAATCCCCAAATTCAAACTCAAAAACATCTTCTTATCCACCATCAAAACCTCAAACTTCACCTCAATTCACCCTCAAAACTCCCACCTCGGACAAGAATTCCCGCCACTTTATCACTAAACCACCAAATCACCCACCACAATGCCGACATTTCCCGATTATGCGAATTGGGTAACCTTCAAAAAGCCATAGATTTGCTTCACAACTCTGAAAAAATCATTCTTGATTCCAAAACTTACTGTCACATACTCCAACTTTGTGCCGAATCAAAGGCTCTGCATCACGGTAAAAAAGTTCATAATTTAATATCTTTATTGGGTGTTGAGATTGATTCTGTTCTGGGTTCGAAACTCGTGTTTATGTATGTAAGTTGTGGGGATTTGAATGAAGGAAGACGTGTCTTCGATAAAATTATCAAGATTAATGTTTTTCTGTGGAACTTTATGATGAATGCGTATGCAAAGATTGGTGATTATGAGGAGAGTGTAGGGTTGTTTAAGATGATGGTGGAGGCAGGTGTTGAACCGGATCCGTATACGTTTTCTTGTGTGTTTAAGTGTGTAGCGGCGATTGGGGATGATGGTTTAGGGGAGATGGTTCATGGTTGTGTTTTAAAGTTGGGGTTGTTTGGGGTTGATAATACTGTTGTGAATTCGGTGATTGCGTTTTACTTTAAATGTGGACGTGTTGAGGATGCAcgcaaggtgtttgataaaatgcctgaCCGAGATGTGATCACTTGGAATACGATGATAAGTGGGTATGTGGGTAACGGAAGTTTTGAtaaagggtttgaggtttttaaACAGATGATTGGTGAGAAATTGAGTGTTGATTTGAGTACAATGGTTATCGTTGTTGCAGCGTGTGCGAATATGGGTGTCGTTAAGTGGGGCCGAATGGTTCATGCTTACGCGGTGAAAGGTGGTTTCGATACGAAAATGAAGTTTAGCAACACGTTGCTTGACATGTATTCGAAATGCGGTGATATGGATTCTGCGCGAAAAGTGTTCAAGGACATGAATGAGAGAAGTGTTGTTTCGTGGACGTCGATGATCGCTGGATATGCGAGAGACGGTAAATCTGACGATGCGATTAGTTTGTTTCTTGAAATGAAAAAAGAAGGTGTTAAACCGGATACGTTTACTGTTACGAGTATCCTGCACGCGTGTGCTTCAAACGGGTCGTTAGAGAAAGGGAAGGAAGTGCATAATTACATTAAACAAAACCAGATCCAATCTTTAGCGGTTTCTAACGCACTTATGGACATGTATGCTAAATGCGGAAGCATGGAGGATGCATATTCGGTTTTCTCAGATACGCCGTATAAAGATATCGTCTCATGGAACACCATGATTGGAGGTTACTCAAAGAACCGTCTTCCAAATGAAGCACTCGACTTGTTTATAAAAATGCAACGCGAAGTTACACCCGATAGCGTAACAATGACGTGTATACTTCCCGCCTGCGCCAGCCTGGCAGCTTTAAACAAGGGTCGCGAAATTCACGCAAACGTTCTGAGAAAAGGGTTGACTTCTGATCAATACTTGGTCAACACACTTATCGACATGTATGTTAAATGCGGCCGCTTGTTTCTAGCGAAATCGTTGTTTGATATAACGGCCGCAAAGAATGTAGTCACATGGACGGTCATGATCGCTGGATATTGCATGCTTGGATTCGGGCACGAAGCAGTATCGACGTTTAAAAACATGCGTGAACAAGGTATCAAACTTAACGAAGCCTCGTGTACGTCTATACTGTACGCATGTAGTCATTCGGGTTTGGTCCACGAAGGTTGGAAATTCTACAACATAATGGTAAACGAGTACAAGATCGAACCTAAGTTGGAACATTACAGTTGTATGGTAGATCTTCTATGTAGAGGCGGAAAACTATCAGACGCGTATAAATTTATCAACAAGATGACTATTAAACCCGATGTCACGATTTGGAGCGCGTTACTTTGTGGTTGTAGATTTCACCATAATGTAAAACTAGCGGAAATAGTTGCGGAAAGAATATTCGAATTAGAACCCGAAAACATGGAATATTATGTACTTTTGGCGAATATATACTCCGAAGCGGAAAAATGGGAAGAAGTAAAGACATTAAGAGATGGAATAAGAAATAATAGAGGGTGTAGTTGGATAGAGATCAAGGGTAAAGTTAACATATTTGTCGCGGGTAATAAAGATAATCCAGAGGTTAAAAGGATTGAATCTTTGCTGGAAAATTTGAGGATGGAAATGACGAAAGATGGGTTTTCGCGTAAGTTAAAATACTCGTTGGTTGATAAAGATGAGACCGAGAAAGAAGCTGCTGGTTGTGGGCATAGTGAGTTGTTAGCTATAGGGTTCGGGTTACTGAAGTTGCCACATGGCCGGACTATACGGGTGACCAAGAATGTTAAAGTATGCGGCGAATGTCATGAGACGGCGAAATTTATTTCCAAGAATGTTGGAAGGCAGATTGTGTTGAGAGATTGTAATAGGTTTCATCATTTTAAGGATGGGTTTTGTTCTTGCAGAGGTTATTAGTGAAGTAGTGAAGCAAGAggtaaaaagatttttttttttttttttgttataaaagtTGAGGGTGGTGTTCTACAATGTTCACTGTTACAAAAATGCACCATAATTAATTGCTATAATGAAAATCGTTgctatatgtttttttttacaaTAAATTATTATCAAATATAAAGTTACAATGTACTAGCATATAAACAACACGTGCAAGAGTGATATATGTGTGACTACAGTGAAGTCTCAAGTCTATTGACCTACGGAACTGACTTCTGCCATGTGTCAACAAAGGATAGGCGATGATCATGGCTGACTGTTCACAATCATGTAAGCAATGTTGGTGATACGATGTATTCGTCAAGTAGGACAAATGTGTTCCAGAGATTTTTTTAGAAAAAGAAGTGGTGAGAAAAGAAAGGAAACAAAGGGATGATTGATGCAAATATTCATCCTCCCAATTTGAAGAGATTTTGTGAGAAAAGATTATTTTGAATCTCAGACTTTTTTAAATTTCCTAAATTACCTTCTAATTCATTATAAAtaaactttcttttcttttcctcccAACTCGGGAACACATAAAATGTTTAATTTCCTttcatttccttttcttttcattaaactcggaACATGAATATAATCACATCTTTTCCTTTCCATTCCCTTATAATTCCCCTTCCTTTCTCTTCTATCGTTAAATGAAACTCGGAAACACGTAAGGGGTGGTGGAGGTGTTACCGCGTTGCAAAGAAACCGCAACCCCTTACCCTAGAGGTGCTCTGTCCCCTGTAAGAGATACCGGTGAAGGGGCCGCCTTGGGATTAGGGGTTAGGGTTTGAGACAAAATGAACAAATTTCGCTACAAGCATTTCATTATCCACAATTCTACCCAAAATATCTATATCCACCGAACGTTCATATTTAAATTGCAGGGGGTCTCAATTCATATTTCCAGTACAAGAAGAACCACCTGTTAACCATTTGCATATTATAATCCAAACG
This is a stretch of genomic DNA from Helianthus annuus cultivar XRQ/B chromosome 16, HanXRQr2.0-SUNRISE, whole genome shotgun sequence. It encodes these proteins:
- the LOC110916760 gene encoding pentatricopeptide repeat-containing protein DOT4, chloroplastic, with protein sequence MLLQIYSNPQIQTQKHLLIHHQNLKLHLNSPSKLPPRTRIPATLSLNHQITHHNADISRLCELGNLQKAIDLLHNSEKIILDSKTYCHILQLCAESKALHHGKKVHNLISLLGVEIDSVLGSKLVFMYVSCGDLNEGRRVFDKIIKINVFLWNFMMNAYAKIGDYEESVGLFKMMVEAGVEPDPYTFSCVFKCVAAIGDDGLGEMVHGCVLKLGLFGVDNTVVNSVIAFYFKCGRVEDARKVFDKMPDRDVITWNTMISGYVGNGSFDKGFEVFKQMIGEKLSVDLSTMVIVVAACANMGVVKWGRMVHAYAVKGGFDTKMKFSNTLLDMYSKCGDMDSARKVFKDMNERSVVSWTSMIAGYARDGKSDDAISLFLEMKKEGVKPDTFTVTSILHACASNGSLEKGKEVHNYIKQNQIQSLAVSNALMDMYAKCGSMEDAYSVFSDTPYKDIVSWNTMIGGYSKNRLPNEALDLFIKMQREVTPDSVTMTCILPACASLAALNKGREIHANVLRKGLTSDQYLVNTLIDMYVKCGRLFLAKSLFDITAAKNVVTWTVMIAGYCMLGFGHEAVSTFKNMREQGIKLNEASCTSILYACSHSGLVHEGWKFYNIMVNEYKIEPKLEHYSCMVDLLCRGGKLSDAYKFINKMTIKPDVTIWSALLCGCRFHHNVKLAEIVAERIFELEPENMEYYVLLANIYSEAEKWEEVKTLRDGIRNNRGCSWIEIKGKVNIFVAGNKDNPEVKRIESLLENLRMEMTKDGFSRKLKYSLVDKDETEKEAAGCGHSELLAIGFGLLKLPHGRTIRVTKNVKVCGECHETAKFISKNVGRQIVLRDCNRFHHFKDGFCSCRGY